The DNA segment GCATAATCTATTCCATAGCCTACAATGAAACCTTCCTCTATTCTGTGACATGAATAATCAACTTCAACAGATAATTCTCTTCTCTCATATTTGTCCAGGAGAGCACATACTTTTATTTCTGCAGCTCCTGAATCTTTGAGATGTTTTTTGAGATACCCCAGTGTAAGTCCTGTATCTATTAAGTCTTCAACAAGAAGAACATGTTTACCTTTAATATTGAGATTGATATCTTTAGTAATTTTGATTTCCCCTGAAGATTTGTCGTCAGATCCATAGCTTGATGCTCCTATAAAATCAATTTCGCAGGGAATGGATAGTTTTCTAACAAGATCAGCCATGAATATAAAAGAGCCTTTTAAAATTCCTATTAATACAAGATCTTTATTTAAATAGTCTTTTGAAATTTTTTTAGCCACTAAAGAAACTTTTTTTTCAATTTCTTTTTCGCTTAAAACGAGAACCAGTTCAGGCATAATAACTCAAATCCAACTCTTTTTTATTGATTTGAAATTTACTTGCAGTTAAAAGGTTTAGATTTATAAATCAATATGATAACTAGGCATAAACAATGTTAATGTCAATCTTAAACCTTAGATTTTAACTATTTTACACTATTCAATCATATTTTCAAGCAGAGCTTTTCATAGAGATTGTTTTTATTTTAATAAAGTTTTTCTTAGATTTGAATGATTTTTAATTTCAAGGGGATTATTGAATGTAAATGCCTGAAATTATATCCAGGCATTTTTATTTTGACATGAAAAGTTTAATTTGGGTTTGATTAAATTCCGGTTTCAGCAAGCTGGTTTATAAGCTTTTTTTGTTTTTCTGTAAGTTTTGCTGGAAGATTAACATTTAGCTGAACAAAAAGATCTCCTTTTTTGGACTGACCCATAAAAGGAATTCCTTTAGCCGGTATCCTAAATCTTGATCTGTGTTTTGTACATGGAGGAACTTTTAAATTGATTTTTGAGCCATCAGGAGTGGTAATCTCAATTGAAGAGCCCAAAAGTGAGTCTGAAAGACTTATTTCTTCATTTACAATTACATCATTTCCATTTGCACTGAATTTATTGTCTGAAACAATTTGTGATTTAATATAAAGATCTCCTGGCTGCCCTCCATATTGGCTGCTGCCGCCTTTCCCTCTAAGTCTGATTTTTTTTCCAGTTACAAATCCTTT comes from the Desulforegulaceae bacterium genome and includes:
- the hpt gene encoding hypoxanthine phosphoribosyltransferase, with protein sequence MPELVLVLSEKEIEKKVSLVAKKISKDYLNKDLVLIGILKGSFIFMADLVRKLSIPCEIDFIGASSYGSDDKSSGEIKITKDINLNIKGKHVLLVEDLIDTGLTLGYLKKHLKDSGAAEIKVCALLDKYERRELSVEVDYSCHRIEEGFIVGYGIDYAEKYRNLPAIYHIKT